A single window of Aphidius gifuensis isolate YNYX2018 linkage group LG1, ASM1490517v1, whole genome shotgun sequence DNA harbors:
- the LOC122850509 gene encoding probable serine/threonine-protein kinase DDB_G0288147 produces the protein MSSNNKIKIYLIGDPSKNMPERKLPTSQNVLSLFFYNYKVLALSINQSYSQAITEVQTRWARAQLPTKRKDHCLSKLKKLYNDWNKLSKSRFNIKSPTQLRNESIFLERIRNIFDISCQDIDKLVTKDQNYFFKAQCQPTRRGLISAGCPDNNTNSDNNNNSDNINNCDYNNNDHDNNINDYNKDNNENNNYNNQKIYENREELENLNNIASKEPEIIEILAGEKGKEIDSQKFSSARLKRISVLNDDEQIPTKKQKIVTPLIASVLDRTNTTDRSAMFIIAAVIIGLGHNLNEYHLSASTVRRCRMEFRNKLSNDLKNHLQINNYLVAHFDGKILHDIVGHEMVDRIPVTVSGMNTSHLLGAPKITNGTGHQQADAVVQILKEWKLDTRVKALCFDTTNSNTGRLNGAAVLIEKKL, from the exons ATGTCgtcaaacaataaaataaaaatttacttgattgGTGATCCAAGTAAAAATATGCCAGAACGCAAATTACCAACTTCACAAAACgttttgtctttatttttttataattacaaagtTTTAGCATTGTCTATAAATCAAAGTTATTCTCAAGCGATCACAGAGGTGCAAACGCGTTGGGCTCGTGCCCAATTACCTACAAAAAGAAAAGACCATTGTTTATCAAAActcaaaaaactttataatgATTGGAACAAATTATCTAAAAGTCGTTTTAACATAAAGTCTCCTACTCAATTGCGTAATGAGTCAATTTTTTTGGAGAgaataagaaatatttttgatatctcTTGTCAAGATATTGACAAATTAGTTACAAAAGAtcaaaactattttttcaAGGCTCAGTGTCAGCCAACGAGACGTGGTTTAATTAGTGCAGGTTGTCCagataataatactaatagtgataataataataatagtgataatattaataattgtgattataataataatgatcacgataataatattaacgaTTACAACAAAGACAACaatgagaataataattataacaatcaaaaaatatacgaGAATAGAGAAGAACTTGAAAATCTAAATAACATCGCAAGTAAAGAGCCTG AGATCATTGAAATACTGGCTGGAGAAAAAGGCAAAGAAATTGACTCTCAAAAATTTTCGAGTGCACGTTTAAAAAGAATTTCTGTATTGAATGATGATGAGCAAATAccaacgaaaaaacaaaaaattgtaacaCCACTAATTGCTTCAGTACTCGATAGAACTAATACGACTGATAGGAGTGCAATGTTTATAATTGCTGCTGTCATTATCGGCTTAGgacataatttaaatgaatatcatTTAAGTGCTAGCACTGTGCGTCGATGTCGAATGGAATTCCGAAATAAGTTGtcaaatgatttgaaaaaccatcttcaaataaacaattatttggtGGCTCATTTTGATGGGAAAATTCTCCATGACATTGTTGGACATGAAATGGTTGATCGTATTCCTGTGACAGTGTCTGGAATGAACACGAGTCACCTTCTTGGTGCTCCGAAAATTACGAATGGAACAGGCCACCAACAAGCCGATGCTGttgtacaaattttaaaagagtGGAAGCTTGACACTCGTGTAAAAGCACTATGCTTCGatactacaaattctaataccg gacGACTGAACGGAGCAGCggttttaattgaaaaaaaattataa